Proteins from a single region of Anaerolineae bacterium:
- a CDS encoding GtrA family protein, with the protein MTNLMDVAVIQPKKRNPLDALIWWIASHFGGRAREVDRFLKFAIVGTVGAVVDFSVLNVLERTVLVPRPPDADFKVALATGIAFCTAVLSNYLWNRYWTFPDSRSRSAGQQLVQFFIVSIVGLGFRLVFVGTLYGFFGRLGDSILPGVMDTTAINQLGSNIAQAISIGIVMFWNYFANRYWTYNDVQ; encoded by the coding sequence GTGACTAACCTGATGGATGTCGCCGTGATCCAGCCCAAGAAACGAAACCCGCTTGATGCCCTGATCTGGTGGATTGCCAGCCATTTTGGTGGGCGGGCGCGGGAAGTTGACCGCTTCCTCAAATTTGCCATTGTTGGCACCGTCGGCGCCGTGGTGGACTTTTCCGTGCTCAACGTGCTGGAACGCACCGTGCTTGTGCCCAGGCCGCCGGATGCCGACTTCAAGGTGGCGCTGGCGACCGGCATCGCCTTTTGCACAGCAGTGCTCAGCAACTACCTGTGGAACCGCTACTGGACTTTTCCCGATTCGCGTTCGCGTAGCGCTGGCCAGCAACTGGTGCAGTTCTTCATTGTCAGTATCGTCGGTCTGGGCTTCCGGCTGGTGTTCGTTGGAACACTGTACGGCTTCTTCGGGCGGCTGGGTGATTCGATCCTGCCCGGTGTGATGGATACGACAGCCATTAACCAGCTTGGCAGCAATATCGCCCAGGCTATCTCCATCGGCATTGTGATGTTCTGGAACTACTTCGCCAACCGCTACTGGACGTACAACGACGTGCAGTAG
- a CDS encoding UbiA family prenyltransferase: protein MSSSSKKSVITCDLEGRIETFNAAAAEIFGYTQEDIIGKKRVSLFSPGEVVLEHVPTWLKIAREQGEFRGETVFVRRDGTPFAARIRITPTYKHGQQIGYCGVTEVLEEIDPAQAMPRISPATRLFRWLVITRAPFLTAMIVPVLIGAAWVAVQGGPFAWGRFVLALLAGMLLHVAANTFNDYFDWTSGTDPINNNYFLPYSGGSRSIELGLISEGALRRLAFAALGGSALIGLVLTALSGPGILLFGLIGALSAYFYTAPPLRLAARRGLGELLVGLNFGPLATAGTVYALTGQAAAVDFLIGVPIGLLVIAILWINQFPDEESDRAAGKHNLVVVLGKERARWGYLLLLAGAFILTLYWTISGVFPVGAALILGGLPLAVRAVRIALRHYADRSLVQANAATIRLHLVAGVLMTIGLLASNVLRQFFGG, encoded by the coding sequence ATGAGCAGCAGCTCAAAGAAAAGTGTGATCACCTGTGACCTGGAAGGCCGCATCGAAACATTCAATGCCGCTGCGGCGGAGATCTTCGGCTACACGCAGGAAGACATCATCGGCAAGAAGCGGGTCTCGCTGTTCTCGCCAGGCGAAGTAGTCCTGGAGCACGTCCCGACCTGGCTCAAGATCGCCCGCGAGCAGGGTGAATTCCGCGGGGAGACCGTCTTTGTGCGTCGCGACGGCACGCCGTTCGCCGCCCGCATCCGCATCACGCCGACCTACAAACACGGCCAGCAGATCGGCTATTGCGGTGTGACCGAAGTACTGGAGGAGATCGACCCGGCGCAGGCCATGCCCCGCATCAGCCCGGCCACGCGGCTCTTCCGCTGGCTGGTCATCACCCGCGCCCCGTTCCTGACGGCCATGATCGTGCCGGTGTTGATCGGCGCGGCATGGGTGGCGGTGCAGGGGGGGCCGTTCGCCTGGGGGCGTTTCGTCCTGGCGCTGCTGGCCGGCATGTTGCTGCACGTCGCCGCCAATACCTTCAACGACTATTTCGACTGGACCAGCGGCACCGACCCGATCAACAACAACTACTTCCTGCCCTACTCCGGCGGCAGCCGGTCCATCGAACTGGGTCTGATCAGCGAAGGGGCACTGCGCCGCCTGGCCTTCGCCGCCCTGGGCGGGTCGGCGCTGATCGGCTTGGTGCTGACGGCTCTCAGCGGCCCCGGTATCCTGCTCTTCGGGCTGATCGGGGCGCTTTCCGCCTACTTCTACACAGCGCCGCCCCTGCGGCTGGCTGCGCGGCGCGGTCTGGGCGAGTTGTTGGTCGGCCTTAACTTCGGCCCGCTGGCCACCGCCGGGACAGTTTACGCCCTGACCGGCCAGGCGGCGGCAGTCGACTTTCTGATCGGGGTCCCGATCGGTCTGCTGGTCATCGCCATTTTGTGGATCAACCAGTTCCCGGATGAAGAGAGCGACCGGGCAGCCGGCAAGCACAACCTGGTCGTCGTCCTCGGCAAGGAGCGCGCCCGGTGGGGTTATTTGCTGCTGCTGGCAGGCGCCTTCATCCTGACCCTCTACTGGACGATCAGCGGCGTCTTTCCGGTGGGCGCGGCGCTGATCCTCGGCGGGTTGCCGCTGGCCGTGCGGGCCGTACGCATTGCCCTGCGCCACTACGCTGATCGCAGCCTGGTGCAGGCCAACGCCGCCACAATCCGGCTGCATCTGGTAGCCGGGGTACTGATGACCATCGGCCTGCTAGCCAGCAATGTACTGCGGCAGTTCTTTGGCGGGTAA
- a CDS encoding four helix bundle protein produces MLAWQKADDLVVRDYQLPCDFPPEERYGLTSQFRWAAMSVAANITKGSGRQTLKDFRQFLFAAQGSLNEVQLHSPEL; encoded by the coding sequence ATGTTGGCCTGGCAGAAGGCGGATGATCTGGTTGTCAGAGACTATCAGCTACCCTGTGATTTTCCGCCTGAAGAACGCTATGGTCTGACAAGTCAGTTTAGATGGGCAGCGATGAGCGTTGCCGCCAATATCACCAAAGGTTCTGGCAGGCAAACCCTGAAGGATTTTCGCCAGTTTCTATTTGCCGCACAGGGTTCGCTGAATGAGGTTCAATTACATTCACCTGAGCTGTAG
- a CDS encoding phenylalanine--tRNA ligase subunit beta gives MLIPISWLKDYVDIPADLPVELLAERLTLAGLEVGKIKYIGVPQNRVPGVTVPPSDHLVWDRQKIVLGKIVEVKSHPNADRLVIAVVDYGGAALEECVTGAPNLFQYKDTGPLATPLWSPFAMEGAEIWDGHSDEPKRMILKGRPLRGIYNKAMVCSEKELGLSDDHEGIMLLEDELVAGHAPGTPLQDVLGDVVLDIELTPNLARAWSVVGVAREIAAMLGLELRLPPTDVLMSGPSIAGRVGITITNPELNPRFTLTLIEGVTIRSSPQWMQLRLRKAGMRPINNIVDITNYVMLETGQPLHAFDWDIIQRRAAESGAAIPTIITRLPEPGESLTLLDGSVHQLDAHNLLVADTAGALSLAGIMGGLESEVQPDSRNILLEAANWNFINIRRTMQSRKISSEAGQRFSRGVHPAQAEVGLRRATELMRLLGGGTVASGIVDNYPLKPETVVVDLPVSEVRRITGMDFTAAEIAAILRRLQFGVEERADGLRVTVPDHRLDIGTGVIGQADLIEEITRIYGYDRIPDTVMDDLLPPQRSNMALQREEWARDLLVGAGLNEVINYRLTTPEREALLTPPGVASSLPAVGYVTLANPISQDKTVMRHTLLAGLLEVAARNLRHTDRLRLFEIGSVYLPVNGQVLPAEPRRLGLLLAGPRDVASWDLPPREGVQDFFDLKGVVETLLEGLHIRRVAFAPTTHGTFFPGRTAELTVNGRSAGVLGEAHPKVLRAFDLPEGLPVMLAELDLDVILDHADELHVVQPVPTQPAVYQDLALVVNREVPAAEVEAVIRAAGGELLEDVRLFDVYSGDPIPAGQKSLAYALTFRAPDRTLTEGPVNKLRQKIIKAAQQKLGAKLRE, from the coding sequence ATGCTCATCCCGATCAGTTGGCTGAAGGACTATGTGGATATCCCGGCGGATCTGCCGGTCGAGTTGCTGGCCGAGCGCCTGACGCTGGCCGGGCTGGAAGTCGGGAAGATTAAGTACATCGGCGTGCCCCAGAACCGGGTACCTGGCGTGACCGTCCCACCGTCTGATCATCTGGTCTGGGATCGCCAGAAGATCGTCCTGGGCAAGATCGTTGAGGTCAAATCCCATCCCAACGCTGACCGCCTGGTCATCGCTGTGGTGGATTACGGCGGCGCGGCCCTGGAGGAATGCGTCACCGGGGCGCCGAATCTGTTCCAGTATAAGGATACCGGCCCGCTGGCCACGCCACTGTGGTCGCCGTTTGCCATGGAAGGCGCCGAAATCTGGGACGGCCACAGCGACGAACCAAAGCGGATGATCCTCAAGGGTCGCCCGCTGCGCGGCATTTATAACAAGGCGATGGTCTGCTCGGAAAAAGAGCTGGGTCTCAGCGATGATCACGAAGGGATCATGCTGCTGGAAGATGAACTGGTGGCCGGGCATGCGCCGGGCACGCCATTGCAGGATGTGCTGGGAGATGTCGTGCTGGATATCGAATTAACGCCCAACCTGGCCCGCGCCTGGAGCGTCGTCGGCGTGGCGCGGGAGATCGCCGCCATGCTTGGTCTGGAGCTGCGGCTCCCGCCGACTGACGTGCTGATGAGCGGCCCGTCCATTGCCGGGCGGGTGGGCATCACCATCACTAACCCCGAACTCAACCCGCGCTTCACCCTGACGCTGATCGAAGGGGTGACCATTCGGTCTTCGCCGCAGTGGATGCAGCTTCGCCTGCGCAAGGCTGGGATGCGTCCGATCAACAATATCGTTGACATCACCAACTACGTCATGCTGGAAACTGGCCAGCCGCTCCACGCTTTTGACTGGGATATCATCCAGCGCCGCGCAGCCGAATCCGGCGCAGCCATCCCGACGATCATCACCCGCCTGCCTGAGCCGGGAGAATCGCTAACGTTGCTCGATGGCTCTGTCCACCAGCTTGATGCGCACAATTTGCTGGTGGCGGATACTGCCGGGGCGCTCAGCCTGGCCGGTATCATGGGCGGGTTGGAGAGCGAGGTTCAGCCGGATAGCCGTAACATCCTGCTGGAGGCGGCGAACTGGAACTTCATCAACATCCGGCGCACCATGCAATCGCGCAAGATCAGCTCGGAGGCAGGCCAGCGCTTCAGCCGGGGCGTTCATCCGGCTCAGGCGGAAGTTGGCCTGCGCCGCGCCACAGAACTGATGCGCCTCCTGGGCGGCGGAACGGTTGCCAGCGGCATCGTGGACAATTACCCGCTCAAGCCGGAAACGGTCGTTGTTGACCTTCCGGTGAGTGAGGTCAGGCGGATCACGGGGATGGACTTCACGGCAGCGGAGATCGCGGCCATTCTACGCCGCCTGCAGTTTGGGGTGGAGGAACGCGCTGACGGTCTGCGCGTGACCGTCCCTGATCACCGGCTGGACATCGGTACGGGTGTGATCGGTCAGGCTGATCTGATTGAGGAGATCACACGCATCTACGGCTATGACCGCATCCCTGACACTGTAATGGATGATCTGCTGCCACCCCAGCGTAGCAATATGGCGCTCCAGCGGGAGGAATGGGCGCGTGACCTGCTGGTTGGCGCCGGACTGAACGAAGTGATCAATTACCGCCTGACCACGCCAGAGCGCGAGGCGCTGCTCACGCCACCCGGCGTGGCTTCCAGCCTGCCGGCGGTCGGCTATGTCACGCTGGCCAACCCGATCTCCCAGGATAAGACGGTTATGCGCCACACGCTGCTGGCTGGTCTGCTGGAGGTGGCCGCCCGCAACCTGCGCCATACCGACCGCCTGCGCCTGTTCGAGATCGGCAGCGTCTACCTGCCTGTCAATGGGCAGGTGCTACCCGCTGAACCGCGGCGGCTGGGCCTGTTGCTGGCTGGCCCGCGCGATGTTGCCAGCTGGGACCTGCCCCCGCGGGAAGGCGTGCAGGATTTCTTTGACCTCAAAGGGGTGGTGGAGACTCTGCTGGAAGGCTTGCACATTCGACGGGTCGCCTTCGCGCCGACGACGCATGGCACGTTCTTCCCTGGCCGGACCGCCGAACTGACGGTGAATGGCCGCTCTGCCGGCGTGCTGGGGGAGGCGCATCCCAAAGTATTGCGTGCCTTCGACCTGCCGGAAGGGCTGCCGGTCATGCTGGCCGAGCTGGACCTGGACGTGATCCTCGACCATGCGGATGAATTGCATGTAGTCCAGCCGGTGCCCACGCAGCCAGCGGTTTACCAAGACCTCGCCCTGGTGGTTAACCGGGAGGTTCCTGCCGCTGAGGTGGAGGCGGTGATCCGCGCCGCTGGTGGCGAGTTGCTGGAAGACGTGCGCCTGTTCGACGTGTATAGCGGCGATCCAATCCCCGCCGGGCAGAAGAGCCTGGCCTACGCCCTGACCTTCCGCGCTCCCGATCGCACGCTGACCGAGGGGCCGGTCAACAAGCTACGCCAAAAAATCATCAAGGCGGCGCAGCAAAAGCTGGGGGCGAAGCTGCGGGAATAG
- a CDS encoding AAA family ATPase, which produces MADLFDFAREQRTERNAPLAARMRPRTLEEFVGQEDIVGRGRLLRRAIEADRLTSIILWGPPGVGKTALANVIANTTQRHFTTLNAVTSGIQDLRRVIDEAKERLGMYNQRTVLFVDEIHRWNKAQQDALLPHVENNTVVLIGATTENPFFSLVGPLLSRSRVFRLSPLSDDHVKLLVRRALTDSERGYGDRKILLDDDALDHLVRVAGGDARSALNALELAVETTDPDEHGIIRITLEVAQESIQKRAVRYDRGGDEHYDTISAFIKSVRGSDPDAALYWMAKMIHAGEDPRFILRRMMILASEDIGLADPQALVVVAAAAQAFEWVGMPEGTYFLSEACLYLATAPKSNSAGAIWSALAHVEQHGTGEVPPYLRDKSDTFHGTTHERYKETMGDMGAYKYPHDYPGGWVEQRYLPFDMEPPGWYQPKDIGYERDILRRLTERRKTGRG; this is translated from the coding sequence ATGGCCGATCTGTTTGACTTCGCACGGGAGCAGCGCACCGAGCGCAACGCGCCCCTGGCAGCGCGGATGCGCCCGCGCACGCTGGAGGAATTCGTCGGGCAGGAAGACATCGTCGGGCGCGGGCGGCTGCTGCGGCGGGCCATCGAGGCCGACCGCCTGACCTCGATCATCCTCTGGGGGCCGCCGGGCGTGGGCAAGACCGCTCTGGCGAATGTCATCGCCAATACCACCCAGCGGCACTTCACCACCCTCAATGCCGTTACTTCCGGCATCCAGGATTTGCGCCGGGTCATCGACGAGGCCAAAGAGCGCCTGGGCATGTACAACCAGCGCACGGTTCTCTTTGTCGATGAAATTCACCGCTGGAACAAGGCCCAGCAAGACGCGCTCTTGCCCCACGTTGAGAACAACACGGTCGTGCTGATCGGCGCGACCACAGAAAACCCGTTCTTCAGCCTGGTCGGGCCGCTGCTCTCCCGCAGCCGGGTCTTCCGGCTCTCGCCCCTCAGCGATGATCATGTCAAACTGCTGGTTCGCCGCGCCCTGACCGATTCGGAACGCGGGTATGGCGACCGCAAAATCCTGCTCGATGACGATGCCCTGGATCATCTGGTGCGTGTGGCCGGCGGGGACGCCCGCAGCGCCCTTAACGCGCTGGAACTGGCCGTGGAGACCACCGATCCCGACGAACACGGGATCATCCGCATCACGCTGGAGGTGGCGCAGGAGAGCATCCAGAAGCGGGCCGTGCGCTACGACCGGGGCGGCGACGAGCACTACGACACGATCAGCGCCTTCATCAAATCAGTGCGCGGTTCTGACCCCGATGCCGCGTTGTACTGGATGGCCAAGATGATCCACGCCGGGGAGGATCCGCGTTTCATCCTGCGGCGGATGATGATCCTGGCCAGCGAGGATATCGGCCTGGCCGATCCGCAGGCGCTGGTGGTCGTTGCGGCGGCGGCCCAGGCCTTTGAATGGGTGGGGATGCCGGAGGGCACCTACTTCCTCTCGGAAGCGTGCCTGTACCTGGCAACCGCGCCCAAGAGCAACAGTGCGGGGGCGATCTGGTCCGCCCTGGCCCACGTGGAGCAGCACGGCACGGGAGAAGTGCCGCCTTACCTGCGCGACAAATCCGATACATTCCACGGCACGACGCACGAGCGCTACAAAGAGACGATGGGCGATATGGGCGCGTACAAATACCCGCATGACTATCCCGGCGGGTGGGTGGAGCAACGCTACCTGCCATTCGACATGGAACCGCCGGGCTGGTACCAGCCCAAAGACATTGGCTACGAGCGTGACATCCTGCGCCGCCTGACTGAGCGGCGCAAGACGGGACGTGGGTGA
- the cyoE gene encoding protoheme IX farnesyltransferase → MTIRTEDVIVPPVVPARSFSVRQNLALIVVLAKLRIVTLLLAAAWGGAMLASGGRPAAADLLLLTITGTLAAGGSGAINQYLERDQDARMKRTRRRPLATGQIRPIWALIGGTGSVVAAVGLALLAGNLALAFFLALGAFIYIGVYTLWLKPRTLLNVVIGGAAGSAAVLSGSAAVGNWADSGALLLAALLFTWSPSHFWSLALVYRKDYASANFPMLPVVMERRRAVLWTLVHMAVTAAIGLLLAVHPALGWAYFAPMLAATLWLGRDSIGLLHAHQQGSEGEEGRQAMTLFKASNIYLALVLLMICIAAII, encoded by the coding sequence ATGACTATCCGAACTGAAGATGTGATCGTACCGCCCGTTGTCCCCGCCCGGAGCTTTTCCGTGCGCCAGAACCTGGCGCTGATCGTTGTGCTGGCCAAGCTGCGGATTGTCACGCTGCTGCTGGCGGCGGCCTGGGGCGGCGCAATGCTGGCCAGCGGCGGGCGCCCGGCGGCTGCCGATCTGCTGCTGCTGACCATCACCGGGACACTGGCCGCCGGCGGCTCCGGCGCAATCAACCAGTACCTTGAACGCGATCAGGACGCCCGCATGAAGCGCACCCGCCGCCGCCCGCTGGCCACCGGCCAGATCCGCCCGATCTGGGCGCTGATCGGCGGCACGGGCAGCGTTGTCGCCGCGGTGGGGCTGGCCCTGCTGGCCGGTAACCTGGCGCTGGCTTTCTTCCTGGCGCTGGGGGCGTTCATCTACATTGGCGTCTACACCCTGTGGCTCAAGCCGCGCACGCTGCTTAATGTCGTGATCGGCGGGGCGGCGGGCAGCGCTGCTGTCCTGAGCGGCTCGGCTGCTGTGGGTAACTGGGCCGATTCGGGCGCGCTGCTGCTGGCGGCGTTGCTCTTCACCTGGAGTCCCAGCCACTTCTGGAGCCTGGCGCTGGTCTACCGCAAAGACTACGCCAGCGCCAACTTCCCCATGCTGCCGGTGGTGATGGAACGGCGGCGGGCGGTGCTGTGGACGCTTGTCCACATGGCCGTCACCGCAGCCATCGGCCTGCTGCTGGCGGTGCATCCTGCGCTGGGCTGGGCTTACTTTGCCCCGATGCTGGCTGCCACACTGTGGCTGGGCCGCGACTCGATCGGCCTGCTGCACGCCCACCAGCAGGGCAGCGAAGGGGAAGAAGGCCGCCAGGCCATGACGTTATTCAAGGCTTCCAATATCTACCTGGCGCTGGTGCTGCTGATGATCTGCATTGCTGCTATCATTTAG
- a CDS encoding ISAs1 family transposase, whose product MLADLERLFAPESCLPGHGPLPVDFARASTLDKAHGRLERRTLTASSLLQGYSQWPHLAQVFQLERQTLTLRSGHLTYEVVYGVTSLSRAQASPNRLLHLVRRHWGIENEAHYSRDVTFKEDRCRLKTGCAAHVMAILNNLTLGLIRLLKFDFIPQARRFFNARLDLALDLLLAPP is encoded by the coding sequence TTGCTGGCGGACCTCGAGCGCCTGTTTGCCCCCGAAAGCTGCTTGCCAGGCCATGGCCCGCTGCCCGTCGATTTCGCCCGTGCCAGCACCCTGGACAAAGCGCATGGGCGGCTGGAACGGCGTACTCTGACGGCCAGCAGCCTGCTCCAGGGCTACAGCCAGTGGCCCCATCTGGCTCAGGTGTTCCAGCTTGAACGGCAAACCCTCACCCTCCGCAGTGGCCACCTCACCTATGAAGTCGTCTACGGCGTAACCAGTCTCTCTCGCGCCCAGGCCTCGCCGAACCGCCTCCTTCACCTGGTCCGTCGTCATTGGGGAATCGAAAACGAGGCTCATTACTCCCGTGATGTGACCTTCAAGGAAGACCGCTGTCGCTTAAAGACGGGCTGCGCCGCTCATGTCATGGCGATCCTCAACAATCTGACCCTGGGGCTCATCCGGTTGTTGAAGTTCGACTTCATTCCCCAAGCACGCCGCTTCTTCAATGCTCGGCTCGACCTGGCGCTTGACCTGCTTCTGGCTCCTCCCTGA